The genomic stretch AGGGGAGTGAAGAGAGGACAAAATGCTGATTGCCAAGAAAGTGGAGGCATAATCAGACAAAATAATCCATTTCTAGGCTTATAGTCCAGAGTACAAAAATCCCGGGAGAAGTTGTGGCAAACTGTAGGCTCACATAAACAGTCGTGTTCTGTAATCCCCTGTATTGGCGAGCACCCCTTTGGCAGGTTTGGTTTCTAATGGAAAGATCTGTTTGTTAATGGCAAAGATTGATGCAGGGAGGTGTGTGCTCTCTTCAGAGGGTAAGGCAGGGGTCGGTggtcagccccagcctgtccccagcagttCTGTTTTGAACTGACTGTGCAACAAGCCTTCTGCAGAGACCTCAGGTGGTTTTCTTGGCCCTTGAAGGTACTGCAGCACATGAAAGCCATCCAGTCCGAGCAGGATCGACAGCGGCAACGGAAGCTCCAAGCAGAGCGGGGTAAGCACAAAGAGCCCTTGCGCGCTCTCTGGTGAGGACTGTTCTTGATCTCTCTACGCTCCCAAACGTACTGATTGACATCTTATTCATAACTCTCAAAATCCTGGGGACTCGGGGAATAGTAGGGTAGAAAGGCTGAAGGAAGAAAGACAGCCAGGGATAACCATGCAATTTCTTGCCTGAATAACAGTTAGATCTCTAGACGGAATGCGCTATAGGTTACCTGTAAAAGATATGCAAGAAGAACACAGGATTATTTTAAGGGAAGCCTAATTCCGAGGGAGCAAAATGCAAGgtatgtaatattaaaaaaaacaagcaaacacaaaGATAAAAAAGGAGGATAATTATTTGATTTGTTTCCTCATTCCAAGTGGGAACAGATAGATAGCAGGTAATAAGGAAGGAGGCAATGACAACCCtttacataaaaggaaaaaaacttcctgTTAATTCCCAGAAATGGAGAAGAAGCGTGAAGCAGAACAGCGAGCAAAGGAGGCTCAAGAGAGGGAAGTGAGGAAGCgagagaaggcagaagaaaaggaacGCAGAAGACGGGAGTATGATGCTCAGAAAGCTGCAAAacaggagatggaaaagaaaactaaaaaagaaactgTGCAGACCAGAAGTAAGTAGTATGCATTTTGGGTGGGATTGCATCAGGTTTCATCTCCATCACATTTTGATGCTGCCGCTTTTGCTTTGATGCAGCTCAGGTACTGGGAGATGGTGGGAGTTGGGGGGGAAGCCTGTAGGACTTCAGCTGCTGTGCCCCTTTTCCCCTTTGTCTGTGTTTCCAATGAACTGCTGAGCCACAAGATTCAGAAAGTTCTTCAGCTCTTCCCAAGGCAAACTTCCCTCcactcatttctttttaaatgtcctGAACTATGTGTGCAAAACAGACCTTGTGCAACACAGAGGTGCTTTACACCCCGTTCACTGCTGCCCATGAAACTAAATGTGAAAGTTTTCATCCCGAACAGGTAGATCCTGTGCATCTATTGATTAACCAgagttaaataatgaaaaatcatgACAAAAGACAACCACAGCACATGCTCAAGTGGCTTACCTCAGCAGCTTGTTTCTGTATATAGACTGCTAAAGATATTTGATTAATTCCTCACATTCTCTGTCTTGTAAATGTCCTCGTTACAGAGCCCGCCTCCGGTTCTCGTCCCCCTCAGCCGCCCCGGCACAAGCATTCCTGGTCGCGGTCGGTGCTGCGGGTCCTGCTCTTCGTGCTCCTCTGCATCCTCTGTACTTTGGCTGCCTGCAAGCTGACAGAGCTGCAACGTCAACCTCTCTGCGTCAGCGTGAACACTCTCTACGAGGACGTGTTAGCCGCCctgcaaaaccacaaaaccctgcAAAATATGCTACAACAGAACTCGCAGCAGTGATTGTCCTGGATGGGCACTTGCTTCGTCAGCATCTCCCTCCACCATCTACGCAGCCAGAATTCCTATGGAATTGTGTTCTGATGAAACTGCTTTTACTCAGTCAGCATTGGTTTGCTGGTCCACTCCACACAGAGCAGAGTTATTGTTCAGATCATCTTTACTGTGCATGTTTCGCAGTTGGCCTGTAACTCCCATTATTTGCCCACATTAGCCTAAACTTGTTAACACTTCTTACCTCCAAGGGAATTTTACCTAGATTGCGAGATACAGAAAGCTGCCGATCTataggagtggaaaaaaaactaGCATTATCTAGGTACCTGTAGCTCTATCCTGGAGGTAGAAGGTTTTTAATACATATCCATTCCTTGCCCTCATTTCTGTTCGTGCTAAAATTGGTGATATGGCTGTATGGGAATAATATATTAAGGCCTACTCCAGGACCAATTACAAGTGTGTAGGATGGCTGCGCATCCGTATGTTGGAGCAAAGAAGCTGATGTACTATTGAAAAGAGCTGAAAGTTTTCAATACAACAGTTTTCGCAGCAATTTGTCTGAACTGGATGTTTATGTTGTTAATGCCATTCTAATTTTAACTAGGTCTTTTAGAAACAGCCAAAAATTATTCCTGAGTATATACAGCAATGATTCCTGACTACGTTAATTTTAACCAGCTAGTGCTAACAAAGTGGTTACCGCTTAGGAAGGGCTTCTGGCCCATTTgcaggctggttttgtgcctgcaACAAGGTGGGGGGGGTGTTTGAGACCCACGGAGAGACAGCGGGCAAGCTGACAGTGACAGCGGGCAAGTTGACAGCCTGTTGCAGGCTGCTGGCTGCAGCGGTGGCAGGCAGCACTGGGTGGCACTGTGGCAGCATCAGGCAGAGAAGGGCTTTGCCTTGGGGCTGTTGGGAGGGCTGGGAGGTTTGGCGGTTTGCACCTAGAGAAGAAAACTCGCCTGTGCAAAGGCCTGTGaattatttataatttccttagagagaaaaccaaacagaagttTGTCATATCCTTAAGGGCTTTGTGAGTACTAAAATGAAGCATACACATATTGCAAAGTGCAGGTTTTAGAGAACAGCTATGCAACAGACTCCACTGAGACATCCCACAATAGTCACCAGAATCGCTCCCTCTCTTCTAATACCTGGGATTACTGCTGATAAGAGCCACGCCATGAGGAAATAATCTATAGCATTTCATACCAAGGTCATCATCGAAGCAGTAGCCTTCACCTTTTTGTAATCTAATGATAAGACTGTGGTTCCCTGAGTACCACACAGAAAAAACTGACAGCGTGCATATCagatgaaggaaaggctgcctGTTTCTTGCTTAGTAGTATATATGTTTTCTAAGCTTCCTTGAAAcagctttatgcttttattttggtatCTAACTAATCACATTCTTTAAAAGGTCCTTGCTTACTAGCCAGAAACATTCGGAAACATGGCAAACAACATCCAAAGTGACATTTCCTGTCTGCAGACTTTCCTGCCAGTGTCTGGCAGGACTCTGCTGCTTTGCCATCTAGGAGAGTGCTGCTTAAGTTTGCAAATGCCAGGCTAATAAGATTTATCAGTTCAGGTCAGGAGCACGCCACTGGCCCGGCAGAGGCCCCTGCTGAATGCCTGAAGCCAGCATAGTGGGTGGGTGCTTTCCTTGAAGGCAACACAGCCCCGAAGAGTAACACCCACACGCTGGATGCGGTTTAGTTCCCTCTCAGCACCCATCTCACTAAGTGCTGCTGTCGCGAAAGACCTCGACCGTCCTTGTGTGCACACAAGTCTAATGGCTTCGTAGACAGGCAAGCATGTTCACCAAtctaattaaaagaaagctttttctgccAACTGTTTAGACCTCATAATTCCAATGCATATAATCAGATTTCAAGACCTTCTATAGATTAAGCCGTCTGGAGACTGAATCAGGACCGTCTAAATTTATATCTGAAAATTAGTCTTACTCATTCCCATCTGCCACAGCGGAAAACAGTCTATTTTGTGAGGTAAAGTTCTTCCACCTCACTAGagcaggtgctgggggggcagcatCACGTTGCTTTAGCATTAGGATTTTTCACGCTGGAGCTTAGGATAGCAGTACAAAGTATTCCTTTCAACAGATGACATACCAATCTATATTCAAGACAGCATGTTAAGAAGCAAAgatcattattattattcaaaatgatttattttctagGAAGACAAATAAAAGGAACTATCAGTACCATAAGCCGTGTCCAACTCATGCTCTTCTGGAAAATGTTCACCATCTTTCTTGTGTAAACTCCAGACGATCAGCAATTTTATCCAACCTTCTTCTGCCACAACGaagtctaaatatatattttaagtctTTAAACTAGAATCAATGACTCTTATCTAAGCACTTCTTCCCAGAAGGAAGCTGAATACTTAAACCAAGTAAACAGTAAAATCCTCATCTCCTGGGGCTACCCAGCAAAATCCAAATAGAGATCAGGATCGTGGGAAGTCATCTGCAGATAGATTCGTCGGGAGAGTTCTGGTCCGATCCGCCGGGACGTGGCTGTCACACCATCACCACGGTGCACAGGGATATCAGCCAGCATGTTTTCCCGCTCCTGCTCTGTGGAGCATCTGCTATAGGCCTAAAAGCAACACAAAGGAACAATAATATCATCCACTTGCATccattgctcaaaaaaaaaaataaaaataatcaaagctgtGCACCTGTGCCTGCTCCACCCTTTCACAATGTACGCTCATTTTTCACCTGGTCTCTCCCCAGATCTCATTTGTGAGCTCAGAGGCTGATGCAGAACCAATACTGTGCCTTCAGTAGCCTGCTCTGTAAATCCAAAGCAATGGGTGCCAAGGAATCGGTTCCTTCACTGCCTTACTAAACAGCTCATACAGAATTGTTGTGTCAAATTTAATatcaattaaattatttcctccaCTCCTTACATTAGCTGTCTGTCTACACACAGTACTCGGTATTCCCAAGGCATCCTTACCTGGTTCAGAAGCTGAGGAGAAGGGTAGGCAGACACAATAGCCTCAGCCATCTCACGGCTGACTCGGTTAAATTGTTGTATTTGCCTCTTCCAAACTTCCAAGAGACCCTTTCCGGAAGGATCCACCTTCACCCCTCCACACCACCCCTTCTCTAAGTAGAAAGAGAACCCCGTCTTCTCTCGCTCTCGCCTAGGGAGAACAAAGGATGGGAAAGCAAATGAGACAATGAGGCTATGAAGAAAATCCTATTCCTGCATCTGTTGTCACATAGCCAGAGACAGGGAGACATTCCTCATTCCATGTTGTTATAGACACCATTGGCATTGAAGTAAATGCTAAAAATTTGACCTTATTTGCTTTACATGCATTACCAATTTCCTTGTTTAAGCCAAGTTTcctactgaaaaaggaaaagaaacaatccTCTACTTGGGAGCAATCCTGACACAAGGCAACACACATACAAAGTGGTAAACAAGAATTCACTTTCTGACTGTCAACCATAAAAAACACTTTTACATGTCATTTTTAACgacatctcatctcatcccatgGCTGAGATGTAAAATACAGCAGTCGTTGTGACAGGAAGGCTAGGATTGTATGAGACTGCACAAGGTGGCTTTCTTAGCTATCACTGTGCAACATGCTGCTGTCCTTTCTTATCAATGGAAGCAGCTAAATGGTTCATTCTCAGTACCGTCTCTCTTGGTTACACACTGAAGAAAAGCTGGTGCTGTCAGAGCCCAACCGTACTTGCAATCCCTTCCCATTCCTAAAATCAGACTGAGAAGAGCTTTACTTGATATCAAGACTCCAACGTGAAAACAGGGTCTATGCTTACACCTCCCCAGGCAGGACATTGCCCAAAGTAACCCTGTGCTGAAGGAGCTGCATTAACAGCTGCTCTGTGTCACttgctcctttaaaaaaacattatacTGTGTTGTATGGAAATACAGCCACATACCTGCTACACCCTCCCAGTAAGCGTGAAAGTACAGCCTGTCCAAAGGCATGACCAAACCCCATCTGCTTACTTACTTGAATGGTGCTTCAGCTACAGCTTTTGTGAACATAGTGGCAAACTCTCCGAGCTCCTCCCAGCTCTCAAAAAAACTGACTTGAACCTGTTTGCAGATCTGCAGATCCACCAAGGCCTGTAAACATCATTGGAAACAACAAATGTAACAATCAGTCTTCTCACATCAAACCCCactctcatctgaaaaaaaaaaaaaaaaaaaaaaaaaaaaaaagggggcacaCCACTTCACTATAGGACAAGAACATCCACTCTCTCCCCATTTTGGGAACAGTTCATTTAAGGCACTGAAGTATTTAGGGGCAGCCTGTCTCCCGCTGGTTAGTATCAGTTTAGTGCCATTTCAGCTGCCACAGTAGCAAGCTCTCGTTACACATGGGTCACCCAGCCTAGAGCAGCACTGACATGCTTCGCCAGCATCTCTTGCACTTCATGGCCTGCTGGCGGAGACTGACATTTCACTGCCGGGGATCAAGGTGAACGAGACACTTCAGTCCGTGGGAGAGCTGGTATGTACCTGAGCAGTGGGGAATGGAACCCAAAGAGCTCTGTCCACAGACATACGGACTAACGAAGGCTGAATCCCCCATCCAAGAAAGTGTGTGATTGGGTCAAATGTCCAA from Chroicocephalus ridibundus chromosome 14, bChrRid1.1, whole genome shotgun sequence encodes the following:
- the LRRC59 gene encoding leucine-rich repeat-containing protein 59 isoform X1, whose product is MSRGGGKGPSLKDKLDGNELDLSLCDLNEVPVRELAALPKATILDLSCNNLISLPSDFCSLLHLVKLDLSKNRLQQLPLDFGRLVNLQHLDLLNNRLVTLPVSFAQLKNLKWLDLKDNPLDPVLAKVAGDCLDEKQCKQAAVKVLQHMKAIQSEQDRQRQRKLQAEREMEKKREAEQRAKEAQEREVRKREKAEEKERRRREYDAQKAAKQEMEKKTKKETVQTRKPASGSRPPQPPRHKHSWSRSVLRVLLFVLLCILCTLAACKLTELQRQPLCVSVNTLYEDVLAALQNHKTLQNMLQQNSQQ